A genomic region of Canis aureus isolate CA01 chromosome 16, VMU_Caureus_v.1.0, whole genome shotgun sequence contains the following coding sequences:
- the LOC144285252 gene encoding olfactory receptor 1D2, protein MDGVNNSGVSEFLLLGISESPEQQRVQFWMFLSMYLVTVVGNVLIILAISFDPRLHAPMYFFLANLSFTDLFFVTNTIPKMLVSLQSQNKAISYAGCLTQLFFLVSLVALDNLILATMAYDRYVAICRPLHYTTAMSPGLCILLLALCWALSALYGLTHTLLMTRVTFCGSQKIHYIFCEMYVLLRLACSNTQVNHTVLIATGCFIFLTPLGFMIMSYVRIVRAILRIPSATGKYKAFSTCASHLAVVSLFYGTLGMVYLQPLHTYSMKDSVATVMYAVVTPMMNPFIYSLRNKDMHGALGRLFLGKAFQRLT, encoded by the coding sequence ATGGATGGAGTCAACAATAGTGGAGTCTCTGAGTTCCTGCTCCTGGGGATTTCTGAGAGTCCTGAGCAGCAGCGGGTCCAGTTCTGGATGTTCCTGTCCATGTACCTGGTCACAGTGGTGGGAAATGTGCTCATCATCCTGGCCATCAGCTTTGATCCCCGCCTGCACGctcccatgtacttcttcctggcCAACCTTTCCTTCACTGACCTCTTCTTTGTCACCAATACAATACCCAAGATGCTGGTGAGCCTCCAGTCTCAGAACAAAGCCATCTCCTATGCAGGGTGTCTGACACAGCTTTTCTTCCTAGTCTCCTTGGTGGCCCTGGATAACCTCATCCTGGCCACAATGGcatatgaccgctatgtggccatctgccgCCCCCTCCACTACACCACAGCCATGAGCCCTGGACTCTGTATTTTGCTCCTCGCCTTGTGTTGGGCACTTTCTGCCCTCTATGGCCTCACCCACACCCTCCTCATGACCAGAGTGACATTCTGTGGATCCCAGAAGATCCACTACATCTTCTGTGAGATGTATGTTCTGCTGAGGCTCGCATGTTCCAACACTCAAGTCAATCACACAGTGCTGATTGCCACAGGCTGCTTTATCTTCCTCACCCCCTTAGGGTTCATGATCATGTCCTATGTCCGAATTGTCAGAGCCATCCTCCGAATACCCTCAGCCACTGGGAAGTACAAAGccttctccacctgtgcctcccaTTTGGCTGTAGTCTCCCTCTTCTATGGGACACTTGGTATGGTATATCTGCAGCCCCTCCACACCTACTCCATGAAGGACTCAGTAGCCACAGTGATGTATGCTGTGGTGACCCCCATGATGAACCCTTTCATCTACAGCCTGAGGAACAAGGACATGCATGGGGCTCTGGGAAGACTGTTCCTAGGGAAAGCCTTCCAGAGGTTGACATGA
- the LOC144285251 gene encoding olfactory receptor 3A2-like, protein MDPEVGANRTSVTEFILVGLVETEQLQSVVFVVFLFAYLVTVGGNLSILAAILVEPKLHTPMYFFLGNLSVLDVGCITVTVPSMLARLLSHKRTVPYRACLTQLFFFHLLAGMDCFLLTVMAYDRFLAICRPLTYNTHMSQNVQRILVAVSWALGFTNALNHTIALTTLNFCGPNIVNNFYCDLPQLFQLSCSSTQLNELLLFVAAAFMAVAPLVLITVSYAQVAAAVLQIRSVEGRNKAFSTCGSHLTVVCLFYGTGIFNYMCLGSEESSDKDKGVGVFNTVINPMLNPLIYSLRNPDVQDALWRVFVGRKSLT, encoded by the coding sequence ATGGATCCAGAAGTTGGAGCCAACAGGACATCTGTTACTGAGTTCATTCTAGTGGGCCTAGTGGAAACAGAACAGCTACAGTCTGTGGTCTTTGTAGTCTTCCTCTTTGCCTACCTGGTCACAGTCGGAGGCAACCTCAGCATCCTGGCTGCCATCTTGGTGGAACCCAAACTCCACacacccatgtacttcttcctgggGAACCTGTCAGTGCTGGATGTTGGGTGCATCACTGTCACTGTTCCCTCAATGTTGGCTCGCCTCCTGTCCCACAAACGTACAGTTCCCTACAGGGCCTGCCTCACACAACTTTTCTTCTTTCACCTTCTGGCTGGGATGGACTGCTTCCTGTTGACTGTCATGGCCTATGACCGATTCCTGGCCATTTGCCGACCCCTCACCTACAACACCCACATGAGCCAGAACGTCCAGAGAATATTGGTAGCTGTGTCCTGGGCTTTAGGTTTCACCAATGCACTAAATCACACTATTGCCCTAACTACCCTCAACTTCTGTGGTCCTAATATAGTCAATAACTTCTACTGTGACCTCCCACAGCTCTTCCAGCTCTCTTGCTCTAGCACCCAGCTCAACGAGTTGCTGCTCTTTGTGGCAGCAGCCTTCATGGCTGTAGCCCCCTTGGTCCTCATCACTGTGTCCTATGCACAGGTGGCAGCTGCAGTTCTACAAATTCGTTCAGTGGAAGGCAGGAATAAGGCTTTTTCCACATGTGGCTCCCACCTCACTGTGGTTTGCCTTTTCTATGGTACTGGTATCTTCAACTACATGTGTCTTGGTTCTGAAGAGTCTTCAGACAAGGATAAAGGGGTTGGGGTCTTCAACACTGTTATCAATCCCATGCTGAACCCACTTATCTACAGCCTTAGAAACCCTGATGTTCAGGATGCCCTGTGGCGGGTATTTGTGGGGAGGAAGTCATTGACCTAA
- the LOC144285250 gene encoding olfactory receptor 3A1, whose amino-acid sequence MQSKFGANSTAITEFILLGLVETPGLQPVVFVVFLFAYLVTVGGNLSILAAILVEPKLHTPMYFFLGNLSVLDVGCITVTVPSMLARLLSHKRTVPYRACLTQLFFFHLLVGVDCFLLTAMAYDRFLAICRPLTYSTQMSQTVQRILVVVSWALAFTNALTHTVAIATLNFCGPNVINHFYCDLPQLFQLSCSSTQLNELLLFAVGFIMAGTPLALIITSYAHVAAAVLRIRSAEGRKKAFSTCGSHLTVVAIFYGSGIFNYMRLGTAKHSDKDKGVGVFNTVINPMLNPIIYSLRNLDVQGALWRVLRGRQSLA is encoded by the coding sequence ATGCAGTCAAAATTTGGGGCCAATAGCACAGCCATTACTGAGTTCATCCTGCTGGGCTTGGTGGAGACACCAGGGCTACAACCAGTTGTCTTTGTAGTCTTCCTCTTTGCCTACCTGGTCACAGTCGGAGGCAACCTCAGCATCCTGGCTGCCATCTTGGTGGAACCCAAACTCCACacacccatgtacttcttcctgggGAACCTGTCAGTGCTGGATGTTGGGTGCATCACTGTCACTGTTCCCTCAATGTTGGCTCGCCTCTTGTCCCACAAACGTACAGTTCCCTACAGAGCCTGCCTCACACAACTCTTCTTCTTCCATCTCTTGGTTGGGGTGGACTGCTTCCTGTTGACAGCCATGGCCTATGACCGATTCCTGGCCATCTGCCGGCCCCTCACCTACAGCACCCAGATGAGCCAGACAGTCCAGAGAATATTGGTAGTTGTGTCCTGGGCTTTAGCCTTCACCAATGCACTGACCCACACAGTAGCCATAGCCACACTCAACTTTTGTGGACCTAATGTGATCAACCACTTCTACTGCGACCTCCCACAGCTCTTCCAGCTCTCCTGCTCCAGCACTCAGCTCAATGAGCTGCTGCTCTTTGCTGTGGGTTTCATAATGGCAGGTACCCCCTTGGCTCTCATCATCACTTCCTATGCACATGTGGCAGCTGCAGTCCTAAGAATCCGCTCTGCTGAGGGCAGGAAGAAAGCTTTCTCTACATGTGGCTCTCATCTCACTGTGGTAGCCATATTCTATGGTTCAGGTATATTTAATTACATGCGACTGGGTACAGCCAAGCATTCAGACAAGGATAAAGGGGTTGGGGTCTTCAACACTGTCATCAACCCCATGCTGAATCCAATCATTTACAGCCTCAGGAACCTTGATGTACAGGGTGCCCTCTGGCGGGTGCTCAGGGGAAGGCAGTCACTGGCTTGA